Proteins co-encoded in one Kocuria flava genomic window:
- a CDS encoding polyprenyl synthetase family protein: MTDSSAPRPGAPGTGLDADQVRLPAGFDLIASDDRLGPVVLEALARIEDRLDEAVRSTDRLADVTSRHLLQAGGKRVRPLLTVLAGEIGGGVNDAVLEAAAVVELTHLATLYHDDVMDSAPLRRGVATAQTVWGNSVAILTGDLIFARASSMVSDLGQRALRIQADTFERLVLGQLHETVGPREGQDALEHYLDVLAGKTGSLIAACGHFGTVLAGADQDVVDVLVEYGEKVGIAFQLADDVIDVVGADEVSGKSPGTDLREGVPTLPVLLVRRMAREGDAAAARVVALLEADLGPDAALAEAVAALAAHPATEEAWRIARAWADEAIAALEPLADSVPKRALVAFAHAVVHREA; encoded by the coding sequence GTGACTGACTCCTCCGCCCCGCGCCCCGGTGCCCCGGGCACGGGCCTCGACGCCGACCAGGTGAGGCTGCCCGCCGGGTTCGACCTCATCGCGTCCGACGACCGGCTCGGGCCGGTCGTGCTCGAGGCGCTCGCGCGGATCGAGGACCGCCTCGACGAGGCGGTGCGCAGCACCGACCGGCTGGCCGACGTCACCTCCCGCCACCTCCTCCAGGCCGGCGGCAAGCGCGTGCGCCCCCTGCTCACCGTCCTGGCCGGGGAGATCGGCGGCGGGGTCAACGACGCCGTCCTCGAGGCCGCCGCCGTCGTGGAGCTGACCCACCTGGCGACCCTCTACCACGACGACGTCATGGACTCCGCCCCGCTGCGCCGCGGGGTCGCGACCGCCCAGACCGTGTGGGGCAACTCGGTGGCGATCCTCACCGGGGACCTCATCTTCGCCCGGGCCTCCTCGATGGTCTCCGACCTCGGGCAGCGGGCCCTGCGGATCCAGGCCGACACCTTCGAGCGGCTCGTGCTCGGCCAGCTCCACGAGACGGTCGGTCCGCGCGAGGGCCAGGATGCCCTCGAGCACTACCTCGACGTCCTCGCCGGCAAGACCGGGTCCCTGATCGCCGCCTGCGGGCACTTCGGCACCGTGCTCGCCGGCGCGGACCAGGACGTCGTCGACGTCCTCGTCGAGTACGGCGAGAAGGTCGGGATCGCCTTCCAGCTCGCCGACGACGTGATCGACGTCGTCGGCGCCGACGAGGTCTCCGGCAAGTCCCCGGGCACCGACCTGCGCGAGGGCGTGCCCACCCTGCCGGTGCTGCTCGTGCGCCGGATGGCCCGGGAGGGCGACGCCGCGGCCGCGCGCGTCGTGGCGCTGCTCGAGGCCGACCTCGGCCCCGACGCGGCCCTCGCGGAGGCCGTGGCCGCCCTCGCGGCGCACCCGGCCACCGAGGAGGCGTGGCGGATCGCCCGCGCCTGGGCGGACGAGGCCATCGCCGCCCTCGAGCCCCTGGCCGACTCGGTGCCCAAGCGCGCCCTCGTGGCCTTCGCCCACGCGGTCGTCCACCGGGAGGCCTGA
- a CDS encoding geranylgeranyl reductase family protein, which yields MRALVLGGGPAGATAGYWLAAHGIEVTVLEKTAYPREKVCGDGLTPRAVRELQLMGLPHGPGHGYARNRGLRLVARERTVEVPWPQLSDFPDYGLVRTRRDFDQQLAGHARAAGARVLERRGVTGVLRDAGGRVTGARAAVLDERGRRTGEVEEHRADVVLAADGNSARAAVSAGLHRREDRPMGVAVRAYYESPRADLEWMEGWLELADGNDPTGALLPGYGWVFGVGDGTANVGLGILDTSPAFGALDYRKVLADWTASMPAEWTFDEDHRRGRVLGAALPMAFNRTPHHVPGMLLLGDAAGLVSPFNGEGISNAMESARYAAEHVAAAAAANGPAQRELALARYPDRVRQEWGAHFTQGRVLAQLIGSPAVMKAAVRTGMAVPALMRFVVRVMTELSDRPPHTWEDRAIGLLDALTPATGNTRAPKTRSKTR from the coding sequence ATGAGGGCCCTCGTCCTCGGCGGCGGACCCGCCGGCGCCACCGCCGGGTACTGGCTGGCCGCCCACGGGATCGAGGTCACCGTCCTCGAGAAGACCGCCTACCCCCGGGAGAAGGTCTGCGGCGACGGGCTGACCCCGCGAGCCGTGCGGGAGCTGCAGCTCATGGGCCTGCCGCACGGGCCCGGGCACGGCTACGCCCGCAACCGCGGGCTGCGCCTGGTCGCCCGCGAGCGCACGGTCGAGGTGCCGTGGCCGCAGCTGAGCGACTTCCCCGACTACGGGCTCGTGCGCACCCGCCGGGACTTCGACCAGCAGCTCGCCGGCCACGCCCGCGCCGCCGGGGCGCGGGTGCTCGAGCGCCGCGGCGTCACCGGGGTGCTGCGCGACGCCGGCGGCCGGGTCACCGGGGCCCGGGCCGCCGTGCTCGACGAGCGGGGGCGGCGCACCGGCGAGGTCGAGGAGCACCGGGCCGACGTCGTGCTCGCCGCCGACGGCAACTCCGCCCGCGCCGCCGTCTCCGCCGGGCTGCACCGGCGCGAGGACCGGCCCATGGGCGTGGCCGTGCGGGCCTACTACGAGTCCCCGCGCGCGGACCTCGAGTGGATGGAGGGCTGGCTCGAGCTCGCCGACGGCAACGACCCCACCGGGGCGCTGCTGCCCGGCTACGGGTGGGTCTTCGGCGTCGGCGACGGCACCGCCAACGTGGGCCTGGGCATCCTCGACACCTCCCCGGCCTTCGGCGCCCTGGACTACCGGAAGGTCCTGGCCGACTGGACCGCGTCCATGCCCGCCGAGTGGACCTTCGACGAGGACCACCGGCGCGGGCGCGTGCTGGGGGCCGCCCTGCCCATGGCCTTCAACCGCACCCCCCACCACGTGCCCGGGATGCTGCTGCTGGGCGACGCCGCCGGGCTGGTCTCCCCGTTCAACGGGGAGGGGATCTCCAACGCCATGGAGTCGGCCCGCTACGCCGCCGAGCACGTCGCCGCGGCCGCCGCCGCCAACGGCCCCGCCCAGCGGGAGCTCGCCCTGGCCCGCTACCCCGACCGGGTCCGCCAGGAGTGGGGCGCGCACTTCACCCAGGGCCGGGTCCTCGCCCAGCTGATCGGCAGCCCCGCCGTGATGAAGGCGGCCGTGCGCACCGGCATGGCCGTGCCCGCCCTGATGCGCTTCGTGGTGCGCGTGATGACCGAGCTCTCCGACCGCCCGCCGCACACCTGGGAGGACCGGGCCATCGGGCTGCTCGACGCCCTCACGCCCGCGACCGGCAACACCCGGGCCCCGAAAACCCGATCGAAAACTCGCTAG
- a CDS encoding demethylmenaquinone methyltransferase, translating to MNRADLSKQPHEVSAMFDAVAPRYDLVNDLLSLGRTRGWRRVVAEAVGAVPGEKVLDLAAGTGTSAEPYADAGVDVVAADLSLGMLEVGRARRPDIEFVQADATRLPFADASFDAVTISFGLRNIQDFRRALAEMLRVTRPGGRLVICEFSTPTARPLRTLYSEYLVKALPGIAGRTASNPEAYRYLAESIAAWPDQEALAAEIAAAGWDGVQYRNLTGGIVAVHRARRPAAAAR from the coding sequence GTGAACCGAGCAGACCTGTCCAAGCAGCCGCACGAAGTCTCCGCCATGTTCGACGCCGTGGCCCCCCGCTACGACCTCGTCAACGACCTCCTCTCCCTGGGCCGGACCCGCGGGTGGCGGCGGGTCGTCGCGGAGGCCGTGGGCGCGGTGCCGGGGGAGAAGGTGCTGGACCTGGCCGCCGGGACCGGGACCTCCGCGGAGCCCTACGCCGACGCCGGCGTCGACGTCGTGGCAGCGGACCTCTCCCTCGGGATGCTCGAGGTCGGCCGCGCCCGCCGTCCCGACATCGAGTTCGTCCAGGCCGACGCCACCCGGCTGCCGTTCGCGGACGCCTCCTTCGACGCCGTGACCATCTCCTTCGGGCTGCGCAACATCCAGGACTTCCGCCGGGCCCTGGCCGAGATGCTGCGCGTGACCCGCCCCGGGGGCCGGCTGGTGATCTGCGAGTTCTCGACCCCCACGGCGCGGCCCCTGCGCACCCTCTACAGCGAGTACCTGGTCAAGGCCCTGCCCGGGATCGCCGGGCGCACCGCCTCCAACCCCGAGGCCTACCGCTACCTCGCCGAGTCGATCGCCGCGTGGCCGGACCAGGAGGCGCTCGCCGCCGAGATCGCCGCCGCGGGCTGGGACGGGGTGCAGTACCGCAACCTCACCGGCGGGATCGTGGCCGTCCACCGGGCGCGGCGACCGGCCGCCGCCGCCCGATGA
- a CDS encoding isochorismate synthase, with protein MPAPRPNDDAVPPVPVLHVLTVPLAELGVPTAPDLRELLAGSGLLAWTVDGQGLVGHGRAAGHTVRGPDRFTAARVWWDDLAAAAVVEDRVGVPGSGLAAFGAFSFAAESGADSGLVVPELVVGRRDDDAWASLAVAAAPGAPFTLSAEDVVAAWVHHHGAAPGAAVAAAPAAAPGPVHLSPGALDEAAWTQAVREGVELIRAGGLEKLVLARDVLARTAGPLDPVAVVRDLAHRYERCWTYCVDLGSGAGRLLGATPEMLVRVLDGTARARVLAGTLDRDAVPAGEDPQRFAARVLGESEKQQHEHGFAIDSLTASLAPYTEVVTSSPEPFILELPNVWHLASDVTAVLRPGPAGDPPSSLELAEAVHPTAAVCGTPTAAAAALIPELERMDRGLYAGPVGWLDAAGNGDWGIALRGAVQQDEHTVRLFAGCGIVGASDPEAELAETWAKLRPMLQALGLGADPAGAAPGAGAAAPRRPGR; from the coding sequence ATGCCTGCTCCCCGCCCGAACGACGACGCCGTCCCGCCGGTGCCCGTGCTGCACGTGCTCACGGTGCCCCTGGCCGAGCTCGGCGTGCCCACCGCCCCCGACCTGCGCGAGCTGCTCGCGGGGTCCGGGCTGCTCGCCTGGACGGTCGACGGCCAGGGCCTCGTCGGCCACGGCCGCGCCGCCGGGCACACCGTGCGCGGACCCGACCGCTTCACGGCCGCGCGGGTGTGGTGGGACGACCTCGCCGCCGCGGCGGTCGTCGAGGACCGGGTGGGCGTGCCCGGCAGCGGCCTGGCCGCCTTCGGCGCCTTCAGCTTCGCCGCGGAGTCGGGGGCGGACTCCGGGCTCGTGGTCCCCGAGCTGGTCGTGGGCCGGCGCGACGACGACGCCTGGGCGAGCCTCGCCGTGGCCGCGGCCCCCGGCGCGCCCTTCACCCTCTCCGCCGAGGACGTCGTCGCCGCGTGGGTGCACCACCACGGCGCCGCCCCCGGGGCGGCGGTCGCGGCGGCCCCGGCCGCGGCGCCGGGACCGGTGCACCTGTCCCCCGGCGCGCTGGACGAGGCCGCGTGGACGCAGGCCGTGCGCGAGGGCGTGGAGCTGATCCGCGCCGGCGGGCTGGAGAAGCTCGTGCTGGCCCGCGACGTGCTCGCCCGCACGGCCGGGCCGCTGGACCCGGTCGCGGTGGTGCGCGACCTCGCCCACCGCTACGAGCGGTGCTGGACCTACTGCGTGGACCTGGGCTCCGGGGCGGGGCGGCTGCTCGGGGCGACCCCCGAGATGCTCGTGCGGGTGCTCGACGGCACCGCCCGTGCCCGCGTGCTGGCCGGGACCCTGGACCGGGACGCGGTGCCCGCGGGCGAGGACCCGCAGCGCTTCGCGGCCCGGGTGCTGGGAGAGTCCGAGAAGCAGCAGCACGAGCACGGCTTCGCCATCGACTCCCTCACGGCCTCCCTCGCGCCCTACACCGAGGTCGTCACGAGCTCCCCGGAGCCGTTCATCCTCGAGCTGCCCAACGTGTGGCACCTCGCCTCGGACGTCACGGCGGTGCTGCGCCCCGGCCCGGCCGGCGACCCGCCGTCCTCGCTCGAGCTGGCCGAGGCCGTGCACCCGACCGCGGCGGTGTGCGGCACGCCCACCGCCGCGGCCGCCGCCCTGATCCCGGAGCTGGAGCGGATGGACCGCGGCCTCTACGCCGGCCCCGTCGGCTGGCTCGACGCCGCCGGCAACGGCGACTGGGGCATCGCCCTGCGCGGCGCCGTGCAGCAGGACGAGCACACCGTGCGGCTCTTCGCCGGCTGCGGCATCGTGGGCGCCTCCGACCCCGAGGCGGAGCTCGCCGAGACCTGGGCGAAGCTGCGCCCGATGCTGCAGGCCCTGGGACTGGGGGCCGACCCCGCCGGCGCCGCCCCCGGCGCCGGGGCGGCCGCACCGCGCCGGCCCGGGCGCTGA
- a CDS encoding ABC transporter substrate-binding protein — MPAARRLTALALATTAAAALAGCTPTAGDGGGGGAQALTVCTNSPYPPFELERDGEIVGFDMAIADEIAADRGSSKEVVQANFETLESGAALDTGQCDVAIAGITVTDERRAAMDFSEPYFNDELALLTTADSGIDGFEDLAGAAVGVQQGTSGEDHATEHGWDVQQFEDVELMFQSLETDGVDAVVGNVSALGERAGASPDLELAATLDNGEQIAVAVARGETELLEQVNATLERIRQDGTLERLRAEWMGL; from the coding sequence ATGCCCGCCGCCCGCCGCCTCACCGCCCTCGCCCTCGCCACCACCGCCGCCGCCGCACTGGCCGGGTGCACCCCCACCGCCGGGGACGGGGGCGGGGGCGGCGCGCAGGCGCTGACGGTGTGCACGAACTCCCCCTACCCGCCGTTCGAGCTCGAGCGCGACGGCGAGATCGTCGGCTTCGACATGGCGATCGCGGACGAGATCGCGGCGGACCGGGGCTCGTCCAAGGAGGTCGTGCAGGCGAACTTCGAGACCCTCGAGTCCGGGGCCGCGCTGGACACCGGCCAGTGCGACGTCGCGATCGCCGGCATCACCGTCACCGACGAGCGCCGCGCCGCGATGGACTTCTCCGAGCCGTACTTCAACGACGAGCTGGCCCTGCTCACCACCGCGGACTCCGGCATCGACGGCTTCGAGGACCTCGCCGGCGCCGCCGTGGGCGTCCAGCAGGGCACCTCCGGCGAGGACCACGCCACCGAGCACGGCTGGGACGTGCAGCAGTTCGAGGACGTCGAGCTGATGTTCCAGTCCCTCGAGACCGACGGCGTGGACGCCGTCGTCGGCAACGTCTCCGCGCTGGGCGAGCGCGCGGGGGCCTCCCCCGACCTCGAGCTCGCGGCGACCCTCGACAACGGCGAGCAGATCGCCGTGGCGGTCGCCCGGGGCGAGACCGAGCTGCTCGAGCAGGTGAACGCCACGCTCGAGCGGATCCGCCAGGACGGCACGCTCGAGCGCCTGCGCGCCGAGTGGATGGGCCTGTGA
- a CDS encoding ABC transporter substrate-binding protein, whose product MSRPPRPARTAAAAALAALVLTGCSAGGGEQAAPQEGSSGSPAVPLVEPGVLTVCSESNYPPFEMEQDGEMVGLDMDLGREIAADLGVEMKNVTLAFESIQSGAALDTGQCDVAISALSITEERQTVMDFSDPYYDNELGLVTDGEDGPASIDAAREQGARVGVMQGTLGEDQAAELGLEAVQFEDATTMFTDLGTGGVDAVLDDVTAISEHSKDNADFVLRETRDVDDQLGVAVRRGNEAMLAQVDATLDRIEQDGTRERIVETWIPVREN is encoded by the coding sequence ATGTCCCGTCCCCCGCGCCCGGCCCGCACCGCGGCCGCCGCCGCGCTCGCCGCCCTCGTCCTCACCGGCTGCTCCGCGGGAGGGGGCGAGCAGGCCGCCCCGCAGGAGGGCTCCAGCGGCTCGCCGGCCGTGCCCCTCGTCGAGCCGGGGGTGCTGACCGTGTGCTCGGAGTCCAACTACCCGCCCTTCGAGATGGAGCAGGACGGCGAGATGGTCGGGCTCGACATGGACCTGGGCCGGGAGATCGCCGCCGACCTCGGGGTGGAGATGAAGAACGTCACCCTCGCCTTCGAGTCCATCCAGTCCGGCGCGGCCCTGGACACCGGGCAGTGCGACGTCGCGATCTCGGCGCTGTCGATCACCGAGGAGCGGCAGACGGTGATGGACTTCTCGGACCCCTACTACGACAACGAGCTGGGCCTGGTGACCGACGGCGAGGACGGGCCCGCCTCGATCGACGCCGCCCGCGAGCAGGGGGCACGGGTCGGGGTCATGCAGGGCACCCTCGGGGAGGACCAGGCCGCGGAGCTCGGCCTGGAGGCCGTGCAGTTCGAGGACGCCACCACCATGTTCACCGACCTGGGCACCGGCGGCGTCGACGCCGTGCTCGACGACGTCACCGCGATCTCCGAGCACTCGAAGGACAACGCGGACTTCGTCCTGCGGGAGACCCGCGACGTCGACGACCAGCTGGGCGTGGCGGTGCGCCGGGGCAACGAGGCCATGCTGGCCCAGGTCGACGCCACCCTGGACCGGATCGAGCAGGACGGCACGCGCGAGCGCATCGTCGAGACCTGGATCCCCGTCCGCGAGAACTGA
- a CDS encoding amino acid ABC transporter permease, which translates to MAMTMHQRARLSRGVQYAVLAVVVVALIAVADWPLLIEKVFNPGVAAQQFPAIITTALKNTIIYTVLGFVVGLTGGVVLALMKLSSVAPYRWLATLYIEFFRGVPALLVFLAFGYGIPLAFGFRFNHYVTVMIALGLVAAAYIAESLRAGLQAVPKGQYEAARSLGMSHARAMVTIVIPQALRIVLPPLTNEVILLTKDSSLVYLLGMGVSQYELTKFGREAISGSGAGLTPLVVAGVCYLIITVPLGVLTRRFESKTDRMKKS; encoded by the coding sequence ATGGCCATGACCATGCACCAGAGAGCCCGGCTCTCCCGCGGCGTCCAGTACGCCGTGCTCGCCGTCGTCGTCGTCGCGCTGATCGCGGTCGCCGACTGGCCGCTGCTGATCGAGAAGGTCTTCAACCCCGGCGTCGCCGCCCAGCAGTTCCCCGCGATCATCACCACCGCGCTGAAGAACACGATCATCTACACGGTGCTCGGCTTCGTCGTCGGGCTCACCGGCGGCGTGGTCCTGGCCCTGATGAAGCTCTCCTCGGTGGCACCCTACCGGTGGCTGGCGACGCTCTACATCGAGTTCTTCCGCGGCGTGCCCGCGCTGCTGGTCTTCCTCGCCTTCGGCTACGGCATCCCGCTCGCGTTCGGCTTCCGCTTCAACCACTACGTGACGGTGATGATCGCCCTGGGCCTGGTGGCCGCCGCCTACATCGCGGAGTCGCTGCGCGCGGGCCTGCAGGCGGTGCCCAAGGGCCAGTACGAGGCCGCCCGCTCCCTGGGCATGTCCCACGCCCGGGCGATGGTCACCATCGTCATCCCCCAAGCGCTGCGGATCGTGCTGCCCCCGCTGACCAACGAGGTCATCCTGCTCACCAAGGACTCCTCGCTCGTCTACCTGCTGGGCATGGGCGTGAGCCAGTACGAGCTCACGAAGTTCGGCCGCGAGGCGATCTCCGGGTCGGGGGCGGGGCTGACCCCGCTCGTCGTGGCCGGCGTGTGCTACCTGATCATCACGGTGCCCCTGGGCGTGCTGACCCGCCGCTTCGAGTCCAAGACCGACCGCATGAAGAAGTCCTAG
- a CDS encoding amino acid ABC transporter ATP-binding protein: MSHPSPSAPRPGGDLAGAASVAVEDLHKSYGSLEVLKGISLTVAAGQVVCLIGPSGSGKSTLLRCVNLLETPQKGRITIGDVEVTDPEADVDRLRRHVGMVFQQFNLFPHLSVLENCTVAQVKVLKREKAEAERIARANLERVGLAEKADGYPDQLSGGQQQRVAIARALSMDPSLMLFDEPTSALDPETVGDVLAIMRSLAAEGMTMLVVTHEMEFARDVADRVVFMDGGVVVEEGPAAEVIGSPREARTRAFLSRVLNPTQVQAPED; encoded by the coding sequence ATGAGCCACCCCTCCCCCTCCGCCCCGCGGCCCGGCGGCGACCTCGCCGGGGCCGCCTCCGTCGCCGTCGAGGACCTGCACAAGTCCTACGGCTCCCTCGAGGTCCTCAAGGGCATCTCCCTGACCGTGGCGGCCGGGCAGGTCGTGTGCCTGATCGGCCCCTCCGGGTCCGGGAAGTCGACGCTGCTGCGCTGCGTGAACCTGCTCGAGACCCCCCAGAAGGGGCGGATCACCATCGGCGACGTCGAGGTCACCGACCCCGAGGCGGACGTCGACCGGCTGCGCCGGCACGTGGGCATGGTCTTCCAGCAGTTCAACCTCTTCCCGCACCTGAGCGTGCTGGAGAACTGCACCGTGGCCCAGGTCAAGGTGCTCAAGCGCGAGAAGGCCGAGGCGGAGCGGATCGCCCGCGCCAACCTCGAGCGCGTGGGCCTGGCCGAGAAGGCGGACGGCTACCCCGACCAGCTCTCCGGCGGCCAGCAGCAGCGCGTGGCGATCGCCCGCGCGCTGTCGATGGACCCGTCCCTGATGCTCTTCGACGAGCCCACCTCCGCCCTGGACCCCGAGACCGTGGGCGACGTCCTGGCGATCATGCGCTCCCTGGCCGCCGAGGGCATGACGATGCTCGTGGTCACCCACGAGATGGAGTTCGCCCGCGACGTCGCCGACCGCGTCGTGTTCATGGACGGCGGGGTCGTCGTCGAGGAGGGCCCGGCCGCCGAGGTCATCGGCAGCCCCCGCGAGGCGCGCACCCGCGCCTTCCTCTCCCGCGTGCTCAACCCCACCCAGGTGCAGGCCCCGGAGGACTGA
- a CDS encoding MFS transporter — MTQPHTIIAEDPRKEARTANWVAAVVCMALLFDGYDLTVYGTVLSTLLDDPSQIGEVTPAMAGALGSYALIGVLVGSLTCGFLGDHFGRRRLILGGIAWFSIGMFITALTTSVAAFGTMRFLTGLGLGVILATAGATIAEFAPAGRRNFYNAIVYSGIPAGGVTAALLGIVLLEPLGWRGLFMLGATPILFLLPLAWFKLPESPRWLLSRGREEEARAAAARTGVPLVEEAVIQQAGAAPAKRGFAAAFSRQFLVATVLLGFMSFSGLLLTYGLNTWLPRIMEGYGFGTNYSLSFLLILNSGAVVGGLIASGVADRLGAQRIVATTFVLAAITLVLMTFRFPAPVLFLFIAVAGVGTLGTQVLIYGFSSNYYTTNARAAGVSWVAGFGRIGGVMGPLIGGWLAAAGIGGASAFYIFGGVALFGALVTVLVPRQRLLEQAEQRVEQVAAAQPRPETLAGPPAGGTGPRA, encoded by the coding sequence ATGACCCAACCGCACACCATCATCGCCGAGGACCCGCGCAAGGAGGCGCGGACCGCCAACTGGGTGGCGGCCGTCGTCTGCATGGCCCTGCTCTTCGACGGCTACGACCTCACCGTCTACGGCACCGTCCTCTCCACCCTGCTCGACGACCCGAGCCAGATCGGGGAGGTCACCCCCGCCATGGCCGGGGCCCTCGGCTCCTACGCGCTCATCGGCGTGCTCGTCGGCTCCCTGACCTGCGGCTTCCTCGGCGACCACTTCGGCCGCCGCCGCCTGATCCTCGGCGGCATCGCCTGGTTCTCCATCGGCATGTTCATCACGGCCCTGACCACCTCGGTCGCGGCCTTCGGCACGATGCGCTTCCTCACCGGCCTCGGCCTCGGCGTCATCCTCGCCACCGCCGGCGCGACCATCGCCGAGTTCGCCCCGGCCGGGCGGCGCAACTTCTACAACGCGATCGTCTACTCGGGCATCCCCGCCGGCGGGGTGACCGCCGCCCTGCTCGGCATCGTCCTGCTCGAGCCCCTCGGCTGGCGCGGGCTGTTCATGCTCGGCGCCACGCCCATCCTGTTCCTGCTGCCGCTGGCCTGGTTCAAGCTCCCCGAGTCCCCGCGCTGGCTGCTCTCCCGCGGCCGCGAGGAGGAGGCCCGGGCCGCCGCCGCGCGCACCGGCGTGCCCCTGGTCGAGGAGGCCGTGATCCAGCAGGCCGGCGCCGCCCCCGCCAAGCGGGGCTTCGCCGCCGCCTTCTCCCGCCAGTTCCTCGTCGCCACCGTGCTGCTGGGCTTCATGTCCTTCTCCGGCCTGCTGCTGACCTACGGGCTCAACACCTGGCTGCCGCGCATCATGGAGGGCTACGGCTTCGGCACCAACTACTCCCTGTCCTTCCTGCTGATCCTCAACTCCGGCGCCGTGGTCGGCGGGCTCATCGCCTCCGGGGTCGCCGACAGGCTGGGGGCCCAGCGGATCGTGGCGACCACGTTCGTGCTCGCGGCCATCACCCTCGTGCTGATGACCTTCCGGTTCCCGGCACCGGTGCTGTTCCTGTTCATCGCCGTCGCCGGCGTGGGCACCCTGGGCACGCAGGTGCTGATCTACGGCTTCAGCTCGAACTACTACACGACCAACGCCCGTGCCGCCGGCGTGTCCTGGGTGGCCGGCTTCGGCCGCATCGGCGGCGTGATGGGCCCGCTCATCGGCGGCTGGCTCGCCGCGGCCGGCATCGGCGGGGCCTCCGCGTTCTACATCTTCGGCGGCGTGGCCCTGTTCGGCGCCCTCGTCACGGTCCTGGTCCCGCGCCAGCGCCTGCTGGAGCAGGCCGAGCAGCGCGTCGAGCAGGTCGCCGCCGCGCAGCCGCGCCCGGAGACGCTCGCCGGCCCGCCGGCCGGCGGCACGGGCCCCCGCGCCTGA